GCCCGGGTCTGCAACGCCGCCAAGATCAGCGCCCACACACCAGCGCGCTGCCAGCGCCGGAACAAGCCATAGACGGTTTGCCAGCAGCCATACACAGGCGGGACGTCACGCCACGGCGAACCGACACGAACCCGCCAGCGGATGCCGTCCAGGAGCCGGCGTTTACTCCACAGTGGCGGGCGGCCGGGCTTCTTGCCGACGGGCAACAGCGGTTCCAGGATTGCCCACTGCGCGTCGGTCAGATCGGCTCGCCCCGTCGCCGCTAGGCTAGGCACGAGGTCTCCGGTGTTCTTGATCAGCTTGGTCGTTGATCGGTCTACCGGAGACCTCGTCCATTTGATCCAAGACACGCCGCACCCACAACGCCGGCCAGAAGCTCCGCTGGTCAGCACATCGAAACAGGCTCTAGGCCCCCGGCGGCTGCTGCCGGCCGGTGAGTTGTGGTGACGACTGGAATTCACTGAGTCGAGGAGGAAATTCCGGGGGCCGTCCCCACATCGTCCATAGCGGACGCCGTCCCGAACTTGGGAGGCCCATGACCGACCACGAGCAGCTGCCGAAACCGGGTTTCGTTCTGGACACGAAGCTGGTCAAGAGGTTCGTCGCCGACGAGTCGGACGAGGACGGCCAGGCCGAGCTGGCCGACCAGGTGGCCATCATCGCCATGTTCCACGCGGAGCTGCCCAACGCGCTCGCCGCGCAGATGACCCGGATCGTGCAGCACCTTGGCGGCGAGGCCGAGCTGGTGCGGTGGCTGGACCGCTTCCCCGGCCGACCGAAGATCGTGGCCAGGCTGTTCGCGTTGATCGACCTGCTGGACACGTTCAGCGCCGAGCCCTCGGTGGTGACCGCGCTGTCCGAACTGCGCGCCGGCACCCGGGACCCGCCGGGACTGTCCGGCTACCTGTCCCCGGACACCGACGACGAGACGCTCGGCGGGCTGGCCTGGCACATCGAACAGCTGGCCGCGGACGACCGGATGGCCGGCGCGGTGCGGCTGGCACAGAACTCGGCGGCGCTGGTGGAGCGGCTCGCCGCCAGGGCCAGGGAGCTGAACCCGGACCTGCCCGACCTGGCCGACCTGGCCGCCAAAGCGGGCAAGGCAGTCGACGACGCTGCCAATGAGGCGGCGGGCCTGGCAGAGTGAAGGTTCTCCATCCGGGCATCGACCGCGGTAGGGGCGTCAACTGTGGATGCTGCGCTTTCACCCCAGGAGAAGGCAGCCGTCGAAGTGGCGGGACGGGTGCTCGACGCGACGGCACAGCAGGACGAGGACCTGGAAGGAATCTCCCTGGTCCGTTCCGACGGCCGCAGGGTGGCTCTTGTCGAGTCGACAGTCGGGGAGCAGCGGGAGCTCGGACTTCCCCACCTGCGGCGTGAGTCGGATATGCGGTGGACGGCACCGGCCCGCTGGTGGTGGCTCGTGACTGTCAGCGACTTCCGGTGCCTGTCCCGGGTACGGGACGTGCTTCCTGTGGCGGCTAGGGCGTGCGAAGCGCACGGCGTGACCACTCCCGCCGAACTCCCGGTGCCGGTGACGGCCGCGGTACCCGACCTGCACTGGCTGGTGCACATGGCGCCGGTCCATCTGGCGGGGCACCCGGAGAAGCTGGACGAGCCGGCGACGGTCAGCGTGAAGCCCGGCCACAGCCGGGCGCCCGCGGACATGGCCACCGTGGTGCCCGCGCTGGAACAGTGGGTGGTGACCGGGCAAGCCGCCCGTGCCCTGGCGAAACTGGCACGGCGCCGAGCCGACGAACGGCATCTGTACCTGACTGTGGACTACACCGGGCTGGCGCCCGACGCGTTCGATGCGCTCGTGCGAGCCGACGGCGTTCCGGAGGAGCCGCTGCGAGATCGCGGCGACATCTCGCATTTGTGGGTCGCCCCGGTGTTCGGCCGCCGAGTGCTGCTGTGGTCGCACCAGGACGGGTGGAGCCGGCACGAGCCGTATCCGACGGCAGTGGCGCTCGGCCGGCAGCAGTATCAGCTCGGTCAGCTCCAGAGGGGAATGCTGTAGTTCAGGCCGTCACCGTGATCATGGGTGTTGCCGTCGGCCTTGCCTTCCTGTTCGGCTTCGGCAACGTTCTCAATCCGGCGCTCCGGCTGAATGTTCCCGGTCTGGGTTGCGCCACGCGTCGCGCCTGCTGTCGGTCTGTCGTTCTGCTCGGCACGCGGCACCTGGCCCTCACAGGCGCGTCCAGCACGTGCGGTGGCGTGCTTGACTGCTGATCTTCGCGAGCGTGGTCACGCTCGCGCTGAACGTGGCAGAGCCTCTCGTCGCGTGGGCGAGTTCGGGTTTGGCTCCAGTCGAGCAGGGCCGAGCCGCTTGTGGGGTTCCTGAAGTCGGTCCACGCATCTGACCTGCGGCGCCGGGTTCGTCGACGGGCAGGGCATGATCGGCAGCCATGGCGCTGCGTCTGCTCTACCTGATCTTCCTCCGGCTGGTGGGCCTGCTGGTGTTGCTGGTGGCTCAAGTCATGGAACGTGGAGACGTAAGCCCCTGGGGCCGGAGCCGTGCCGCATGCCACCGTGGCCGGGTCAGTGTCCGAGGAGGTGGTGATGGGAGCCGACAAGGTACGGGGTGGGGCTTGTCCTGATCCAACTTCGCCCGCCGGGACCACTGCGCGCAGGACCGTCGATCTCACCGACGGACGGCGCGTTTCGGTCGACCTGCTCACCGCGGCCGACGCCCCCGAGCTGGGAGCGGCTATCGAGCACGCCGACCCGGAGACCCTGTACCGCCGCTTTTGCGGGCCACCACCTCGCGTCACCCCGAAACTCCTTCGGCGCCTCACCGAACTGGACTACGAACGTCGCTACGCCCTCGTCGCCCGCGCGGCGGACGGACACGGGGTCGCCGTCGCGCGCTACGAAGCCACCGGTGAACCGGGGGTGGCGGATGTCGCTGTGGTCGTGGACCCCGCGTGGCGGCGCGCCGGTCTGGCCACCGCCCTCGTCCGCATGCTCGCCGAAGCTGCGGTGGCGCACGGTTTCACCCGGTTCACCGCCACGTACTTCGCCGACAACGTTCCCGTCAGTGAGTTGCTCGACGAAGCCGGTGGCAAGCGAGTGATCGCCCACGGAATCGCCGAAGCGGTCGTCCCGCTGGGCACATGACGGTGCGGCCGCGACGTGATGCCCGGGGTACGGACTGCGAACGCAGTCGAAGCGCTGATCAATGGCGGGATCGGCGACGGCTTCGCCAAAGGCCCCCTCCCAAGTGTGGGACCACGGGCCGAACCGAGCCGCCGCTTCGTGCGAACCACGGCGCCGGCTGCCCGCTCCCGTGATGGTTTCAGCGGACGATCATCGTCTTCCTGCGGAGGGTGATGTTCCTCAGCAGCACGGACCGGGAGAGCCGTCGTGTGCCGCATTCGCACCAGGCCGGGACCAGGTCGTCGCCGTTGCCGGCGAGTGCGTCGATGTATTCCTCCCCGCGGGTATGAGCACCGTGCGGGACGTCGACGAAGTCGCGCGAGCCGTGCGCGTGCGGTCCGGTCAGCGCCACATAGACGGGACCGCGTTCGGTGTCGTACACGGCGGCGACGTGGTGACTGGCCGAACAGCGCACTCGCAAGAGCAAGTGGTCGTCGCGGCGCGCGCCGAGTGCGGCGACGTCCCGCTCGGCCTGCTTCCGGCGATCCGCGGGCGCACGATCCATGTTGCTCATCGGTTCCTCCGCATCACGCCACGCGGTGGAGGTTCTGGGCCTTCTCGAGGGTCCGGGCCTCATCGGTGTGCTTTCGGGACAGGCTTTCGAGGAACAACAGGACTTCACGCCAGAAATAACCCGCGCCGGCGACGGCGATACCGGTGAACACGATGCCGAGCGCATGGCTGCGTACGGCCAACGTCCAGGCTGAGAACAGGTCGAAATCCGCGATCCACGCGGTGGCGACGCCGAGTACCACCAGGGCGACCGCCCAGAACTCTCTGACCAGGGTCAGCCACCGCGCGGCGATGCCGGACACCGCCACGATTCCCAGACCGAGCAGGACGAGCATTCCGAACGCGTGCATGGCACGCCTCCCATCTGCCGGATCATTCCGGAGAACCAGTGTCAGGCGTGGCTTCCGGGCGGACCAGGGGCCAGAATCGATTCGCCGAGACGCTCTTGCGGCGGTGAGGCATCTTCGCTCCGGAGCCGTCGGGTGCCGCCACCCCGGGCGGGTCACGGGTTGCCCCGGCCCTCTTCAGGGTTGCCTCGCCGACCTGATCTTCGGCAGGGCCAAAAGACCTCCGCGGAAGGGACGTTCGTCGGTCGGGCGCGAGTCGGCCGTACGCGGCACGCATGGCCGGCCACCAGTTCGGGTTGATCCGGTTCACAGACGCCGCCGGGCGGTAGGTCGTAGGCGTTCATGCGCGCCGGTGAGCGCCGCCAGCACGTCGCGCAACGTCACCATGCCGACCACCAATCCCTCTTCCACCACGGGTAACGAGCGTGTTCCCAGCTCGGCCATGCGGTTCGCCAGGTCGTGCACGCGGGTGCTCGCCGCGACGGCCGGCCCCGGCCCCATCGCCGAACCGGCTGTCCGGGTCCAGCCTTCGAGTGCCGAGCCGGAGTCGGGGGCGCCGGCCCGGCACAGTTCCCGGAGAACGTCTACATCGGACAGTACGCCCAGTAGCCTGCCGTCCGGATCGATCACCGGCAGGCTGGTGAACCCGCGGGCAAACATGACCGTGGCCGCTTCGCGGAGCGTCGCGGCGGGGGTGACGGCGATCGTCGGCGTGGACATGATCTCGCGTGCGCGCATGGCTCCTGCTCCTTCCTTGCCGGCGTCACACGAACCTCTCTTCCGGCTCGGCGAGAACGAAGGGCACTAAGTCCTCGAGCCGCTGTCGAAGTGCCATGAGGATGTGGTGACCAACAAGCGTCCAAGGCCTCCTTGATGCGCGCGTCACTGCCGCGATCCTTGAAGGTGGGCCCGCTTGCCGCATCGTGGCCACGGTAGGAGGCGAAGCGTCATGGAAACGCCAGGACGTGACGACATCATCGTTGGTGTGGACCGTTCGACCACCGGCGAGGCGGCGCTTCACTGGGCAGTCGCCGAGGCCGCCGCGAGCGGGCGCCGGGTCGTCGCACTGCGGGCCTGGACGTGCGAGCCGGAGTATGACCTCGGCGCCGGCGTCACCGGCTGGCCGGAAACCGCCGAGTTGCGGCAACGGCGTGAACTCGACGAAATCATCGAGCGGGTCCAGGCGGCCCATCCCGGCGTGCAGATCCGGCCCGAGGTGATCGGGCATTCACCCGCGGTCGCGCTCGTCGAAGCTTCCCGGACGGCGGCGATGATGGTCCTCGGCGTCCACCGGCACGGCGCGTCGCCGCCGGTGGCTGTCGGCTCGGTCGCAGACCAGTGCTTGCAGGAGGCGACGTGCCCGGTGGTGATCATCCCCTGCGGCATCGACGCCGATGACCGGGCTGGTCCGTGGCGGCCGCAGGATCCCTCGAAGTCCAAGGAGTTCCACGGACCCTGACCGCGCGTCGGCAACGAGGACCCGCCCGAGGAAGATCCGACGTTCAAAGGCCGCCGAATGTCCGCCCTGCGGGCGGGTCCCGGTCCCTCCCGCCGAAGAGGTTCGCGCATCCGATGCCCCTTTCGAAGGGGCGAAGGACTCGTGCCGGAGGGACTTTCGTTTCCCCTCAAAAGGGGTGGTCGCTGTCCTGCCACGCGACAATCGGTTGCGTAGTTCGGTGAAGGCGGGGAACGTCGTGGTCAACGAGCATGCTGTGACCACCCTGAAGGGAGGAGAGATGAACCCGGTTACCGTGTTTTTGTGCGGTGACGTGATGCCGGCCCGCGGGGTCGATCAGATTCTCCCCTGTTCCGGAGATCCCGCGTTGCGGGAGCCCGTCGTCGACGATGCACGCACGTATGTCGCGCTGGCCGAGAAGGTGAGCGGACCCATCCCGCGCCCGGTCGATTTTTCCTGGCCGTGGGGCGTGGCCCTCCCGGTGCTCGAAGCGGAGGCGCCGGACGTCCGGCTGATCAACCTGGAGACCAGTGTCACCGCCGGCGGCGAGTTCGCGCTGGACAAGCAACTGCACTACCGGATGAGTCCCGGCAACCTGCCGGTGCTGACCGCGGTCCGTCCGGACGCCTGTGCGCTGGCGAACAACCACGTCCTGGACTTCGGCGTGGCCGGGCTCACCGACACCCTCGGCGTCCTGAACCAAGCAGGGCTTCGCGGGCTCGGCGCCGGGTACGACGTCATCGAGGCAACGGAGCCGGTCATCGTCCCCGTCGACGGGACCCGGCGTGTCGTGATCTTCGCGGCGGGCATGGCGAGCAGCGGTGTTCCCCGGCGCTGGGCCGCGACAGGGACTCAGCCCGGTGTCTCGTTCGTCCGCGACCTGTCCGGCCGCAGCGCCGCCGAGGTGAGCCGGCGGGTGCTGGAGCACAAGAGGCCCGGCGACGTCGGGATCGTGTCGCTGCACTGGGGTACGAACTGGGGGTATCGGGTGGATCCGAGCCAGGTGCGTTTCGCGCATCGGCTGATCGATGCCGGTGTCGACGTCGTCTACGGGCACTCCTCGCACCACCCCCGGCCGATCGAGGTGTACCGCAACAGGCTGATCCTCTACGGCTGTGGCGACGCCATCAACGACTACGAGGGAATACCCGGACACAGCAACTACCGGGATGACCTTCGGCTGCTGTACTTCGCTTCGTTCAAATCAGGCAGCGGGGAACTGGCCTCGCTGCGCATGCTGCCTCTGCAGGCGCGGAAGATGCGGCTCGAGCACCCCGCAGACCGGGACGTCGAATGGCTGCGCTCGCGGCTCGACAGCGTGTGCCGCCCGTTCGGCGTCCGAGTCGGCCGAGAACCGTCCGGCATGCTGCAGATCGGTCAGGCCCAGCTGCCGCATTGAGGCCCTTGGTCCCTTTACCGTGCTCGGAAGAAGAGCGAGCCTGATGGTTCCCCACGATCAGGAGGTGTGTCATGAGCCCTCATCGTGATCCGCTTGCCCATGCGCAGCAGCGAGCGCACGAGTGGCTGACCGCCGTCGCCGCGCAGCTGGGCACCGAGGACCGTCATTTCGCCTATCGTGCGGTGCGTGCCTGGCTGCACCTGGTCCGCGATCGGCTGA
This genomic window from Amycolatopsis mongoliensis contains:
- a CDS encoding CBS domain-containing protein; the protein is MRAREIMSTPTIAVTPAATLREAATVMFARGFTSLPVIDPDGRLLGVLSDVDVLRELCRAGAPDSGSALEGWTRTAGSAMGPGPAVAASTRVHDLANRMAELGTRSLPVVEEGLVVGMVTLRDVLAALTGAHERLRPTARRRL
- a CDS encoding CapA family protein; translated protein: MTTLKGGEMNPVTVFLCGDVMPARGVDQILPCSGDPALREPVVDDARTYVALAEKVSGPIPRPVDFSWPWGVALPVLEAEAPDVRLINLETSVTAGGEFALDKQLHYRMSPGNLPVLTAVRPDACALANNHVLDFGVAGLTDTLGVLNQAGLRGLGAGYDVIEATEPVIVPVDGTRRVVIFAAGMASSGVPRRWAATGTQPGVSFVRDLSGRSAAEVSRRVLEHKRPGDVGIVSLHWGTNWGYRVDPSQVRFAHRLIDAGVDVVYGHSSHHPRPIEVYRNRLILYGCGDAINDYEGIPGHSNYRDDLRLLYFASFKSGSGELASLRMLPLQARKMRLEHPADRDVEWLRSRLDSVCRPFGVRVGREPSGMLQIGQAQLPH
- a CDS encoding GNAT family N-acetyltransferase, with amino-acid sequence MSEEVVMGADKVRGGACPDPTSPAGTTARRTVDLTDGRRVSVDLLTAADAPELGAAIEHADPETLYRRFCGPPPRVTPKLLRRLTELDYERRYALVARAADGHGVAVARYEATGEPGVADVAVVVDPAWRRAGLATALVRMLAEAAVAHGFTRFTATYFADNVPVSELLDEAGGKRVIAHGIAEAVVPLGT
- a CDS encoding universal stress protein produces the protein METPGRDDIIVGVDRSTTGEAALHWAVAEAAASGRRVVALRAWTCEPEYDLGAGVTGWPETAELRQRRELDEIIERVQAAHPGVQIRPEVIGHSPAVALVEASRTAAMMVLGVHRHGASPPVAVGSVADQCLQEATCPVVIIPCGIDADDRAGPWRPQDPSKSKEFHGP